CATCCtaatatttctgtaaaaataagcctgtcatattttgcatactcgtTTATTCCCCTTAATATGTAACATGATTGAGTATTgatgtaaataaacaatattaatacagTGTCTTTGGTCTGAAACAGGTTAGCGAAACTGAACCGAAAGCAATCTTGCGTCCTAAAAAACAAAAACCGAGCTTCCGTGGGGATCAAAGACAGTCTGGCATTGGTCAAAGTAGAAAAACAGATGACGCAGACAACATAGACGCTGGGCCTGCACTTCTATCCAGAGAAGTAACACCAATGTCGCAAAATGTATATGTACTATTGTtgggatgttgtttttttatttccaacgTTTGTTTTCTAAGATATTCTTTATAGGGGATTTTGTTAACGGTAGACTCATCAGTCTAATCTTAACCTAATGTGTAACATATGATATGTTTAAATTAACGGCAAAGTCTAAATGCGCCAAGAATTACCGTATGATTATCAAAATTGTCTAGTTTGTACTTTAGGTTTTGAAATGTTTATTGTATACGAACCATAGCTACCGAAGGTCGTCCAACAGGAAAACAGGGGAGATATTGACCGATCTTCAATGACTCTTACGGACAAAAAGGCGTTCTTCGCATCTATGATTGATAAACAAGTATGTTTTTTTCTGACCGTCCCAGAGACCTTACTAACTTAGAAACTTAGAAATTAGCTGCTCTAAgcaacttttatatttttattaagaatAATCTCGAATTTTGAGGCAGAGCCAATTATGGTTTTGTAAGGATTTTAAAAAGTTATAGTTGTTTTTCGAATGCAAACGATTGTCTTTAATATTTTTCCCAAtgtttttttctgtctgtatcTTTCTGTGACCCTTCACTGTCAATGGAAAGATGTATGCATTGCTGTTTATGCGCTGTAGGCTAGCGATGTCGTTGATTCACAAGCATCGGATGTTGTCCAGCGTCCAAAAAGATGCGAGCCGCTTGTACAATCAAAACGTATTTCAACTGACAATAAAGCAGCCAGATACGAACGTGAAGGAAACTTGCTGTGTGAAACTAAAGACTCGTATGCTAAAATATGGATTAGCGAAAGTGGGAATCGCATGTCTGAGGTATGTTTTACATGTTAAGGCATTGGAATTCCATTGTAAGTCAAATAAAATCATTCTGACAACGATTAACTAATTTTAAGATGTAATACTCGCTTCTTAAAAAAACCACCAATCCTGCTCATAAATTCGTTTCTGAAATATGCTGGCGTTCACAAATCGATGTCATGCTATATTCACTCATCTCTACAAAAGGACATGAAAGcatacctgaaaaagtcaaacgCTATGGTGACGGTGGCCATCGACTTCGGAACGACTTTCAGCGGGTGTGTATTTTCGATGAGAGACAATCCGGGAAAAATATACATTCTCAATGCCCAGGGAGGAgctagttcaaaggtaaaatagCTTACGTTTTTAGTATGTGTTTTGTTGATCGGGTTGTAAGCTTACTACATCAGGCGTTTAAAATGTATAACCATAAGACAGCAATGGGTGTAAAATAGATACTAAGACACTCTGCCTAGAGAATCAAACGTTGTGACTATCTTTTTGTGATAATTGCAACAATtactttaatttaattcattacaAAAACTAACCacgtattttattatattttcttgtGTGGTTCTTTAATTGCGTACATTGTCTAGTGCAAATACTCGCGTGTCTCCAAGACCTGTTTTGTCATTCCTCTGGGACTTGTAAAACAATCTTTTTGTTCAGGTTCCGACTGCAATACTTTATGACCCACGCAGAAAGATGCACTCATTCGGTTATGAGGCTCTAGAACACTACGCAAGCATATCGTCTGCAGATGAACGCTACATTTGGAGGCTGTTCGAGCAATTTAAAATGAAGCTCTTTACCAGAAACACGGTATGGATATTCGAGGTCTTTTTCGAATGTTATGTAACGGTTTACATATAGTTTACAAGTTTTATAACCGAATCAAAGAAAATGACAATTTGTGGCTAAAAGGTGGGAAAGATATGTCGTTTTGGGCAACCTACGAGGATAGGATCTCATTCAACACACTCTAAATCTTCAATGTGTTTCTTTGACCGTGCCAATGCTTTGACTCCAGTGTTATTTATGAGGGTAGTTTGTCGTTTATTTCTCTGTCGTATCTTGTTAATCTGTTGTATGTCACACTTTTTGGGAAATGGTTCATGGATAAAAATAAAAGTTCGTCACATTTTTCATACCTGGGAATATGACAACATCGAGGGCAGCTTTTATCGGTAATGTATAAATCAAATATGTGTTCATGTGACAAACTGGACGAGCAGCGATAGcgaaaaagaaaacaacagaaaaaaacacaaataaagtaTGGATTTAAATAGTTTTACCTTTATTATCCCGCCCATTGTTCGTTTCAGCTCCATAAACTCTTTACTTTTTGAAGTAAACTATTTTTCAGTCAATAAGCaaaaactttgaaataaaggACAACCACGGTAAAACAAAACTGGCCCTTGATATATTTGCTGATGCACTGAGGTACATGGCAGAACATATAAAGAAGGAAATTCATGCACGCGTACCGGGTTTTGACGATGACATACACTGGGTTATTACAGTTCCTGCGATTTGGAGCACAATGTCTAGAACTTTCATGCGGGTTGCGGCACAAAAGGTTTGATCGTGTTAACATCAAttgaattataattttatattcttTTCGATgactatttgttttaagtttaaatactataaataacaataaaacaaatattattttcctAACTTTTCCAAACaagtttttaacatgtttatcttaatgtaattatgtttaaacGTTGGCACGATATACGCTAGCTTATCTTAAACAAGTACTTGTATATGGTTACTTATGATCGATCTCTTAAAAAAGGCAAAACaatagaaaaaaagtatttgtatATGGTAAATAATCATCGATTTCCTCtttaaatatactgaaaataatgaatatttattGAACTTATTCGCTAGGCTGGTATTCAAAATGAGCGTTTATCATTGGCACTGGAACCCGAGGCTGCTGCGATTTGTTGCAAATGCGAATCATCTTTAGAATTACAAGCAGGCAAAAGATTCATGATTGTCGACATTGGAGGTAAAGAACATCTGGTGGCAAATACTCTAAGTATTGACGAATCCTAAAAGTGTATAATGTTAACTTTTTATAGAACATTAAATATTGCATGTGTAATAAAATGAATCAAAACAAGATCTGATTACTGTACAGTTTGTTCTGTTGAAAACTCGTTATACCTAAGACTTTATTTAAGAGGGAGATGTCCTTaaagtttatatataattttcaaaacttaATATTTCAAAACAAGACAAAATAACAGAAATGTTTACACGAATCAAAGTGGGAGTTGACTCAAAATGTCTTTTTTAAATAGGCGGTACTACGGATATAGCTGTTTGTGAAGTAAATGAGGGCACTTCCCTTAAAGAACTGCATCAGCCGTCGGGTGGTGACTTTGGTGGTATTAATGTCGACCAAAAGTTTATCGAGCTTTTTATAGAGATATTTGGAGAAGACGTGTTGACAGAATTCAAAGATAAACAAACCAAATCATATATGGAAATGATGGCTGACTTTGAATTAAAGAAGCGCTTGTTTGAAGGCACCAACACTTGTCAGATTAAAGTGGACCCAATATTACTGGAAATGTGCAATAAAAGCACTGGTATTGATGTAGTTTCCATTATGAAAGAGTCGCCATTGTCGCAAAGGGTTGAGTGGAAATTCGGAAAATTGATTTTGCGTACCGAAACAGTTAAATGCTTTTTTGATGTTGTCATAGACAAAATACTTGAAGCTATAAAGTGTATACTAGCAAAAGTTGAAAAAATTGACACTATTATATTAGTAGGAGGGTTCTCAGAGTCGCCATATCTCTGCAGTCGATTGGAAAAGAATTTTCCAGGCAAGATATCCAAGGTGGAGGATCCAGTGCTAGCCGTGATAAAAGGAGCCGTGCTTATTGGGAGGGATCCTTATGCAATCGCTTCGCGTGTTTGCGAATACACTTACGGCATTGCTGGAACGATGAAATATAAGTCACACCATCCGGGGAAAAATAGGTTTGATTTAAATGGTGTAGCGATGTGTGACAATTGTTTCTTCAAGCATATAGAAATTGGTACTGAAGTCAGTGTACACGACGAAGAGAATGCAGTGGAACACGAGTATTTCCCAAGCACAGGTGTCCAAACACAGGCCATCCTAGAGGTGTATGCAAGCACCGATAAAGACCCAGAGTATATTGATGACACGTGTCACTTGGTGGGCTTTATCAAAGTAGATATCGATCCAAGAGGAGACTTCTGGGCAAAGATCCTGGTCAAGATGTTCTTTGGGGGAACGGAAATCAAAGTTGTGATAACCGACGTGAAGAATGGAAAGGTTCAACGAGGGTCGGTCGACTTCTGGGGTTGAAGTTCATTTGCCACGGATTGCATGACTTCGTTTAAATAATCAGTGATTTATATTTTTTCAAGTAGCAAATGCTGTTAGGCCGTACTAAGAGT
This sequence is a window from Dreissena polymorpha isolate Duluth1 chromosome 16, UMN_Dpol_1.0, whole genome shotgun sequence. Protein-coding genes within it:
- the LOC127862178 gene encoding heat shock 70 kDa protein 12A-like isoform X2, with product MSEKKEQIPPIPKPRQFRTTSNSNTKHTVPVHILDESLTVTSNQDQKSQPLTPGAEGTSVDTDSNQRDPPSGPSTNKGKLQIFDLDESTTNPAHVDEHTKATSSSNAENTHSDSHGNLRRGAKVNDDKSDSDGIDPETFENIFRLNKKDSDNALLRTGTEDKVGHQEDIDNVHKGQSDYDPDGIDSGPASQFRPRPTGRHKKTEERCEGNPDLSRSSVREKHNFFKSVIEKQVSETEPKAILRPKKQKPSFRGDQRQSGIGQSRKTDDADNIDAGPALLSRELPKVVQQENRGDIDRSSMTLTDKKAFFASMIDKQASDVVDSQASDVVQRPKRCEPLVQSKRISTDNKAARYEREGNLLCETKDSYAKIWISESGNRMSEDMKAYLKKSNAMVTVAIDFGTTFSGCVFSMRDNPGKIYILNAQGGASSKVPTAILYDPRRKMHSFGYEALEHYASISSADERYIWRLFEQFKMKLFTRNTSISKNFEIKDNHGKTKLALDIFADALRYMAEHIKKEIHARVPGFDDDIHWVITVPAIWSTMSRTFMRVAAQKAGIQNERLSLALEPEAAAICCKCESSLELQAGKRFMIVDIGGGTTDIAVCEVNEGTSLKELHQPSGGDFGGINVDQKFIELFIEIFGEDVLTEFKDKQTKSYMEMMADFELKKRLFEGTNTCQIKVDPILLEMCNKSTGIDVVSIMKESPLSQRVEWKFGKLILRTETVKCFFDVVIDKILEAIKCILAKVEKIDTIILVGGFSESPYLCSRLEKNFPGKISKVEDPVLAVIKGAVLIGRDPYAIASRVCEYTYGIAGTMKYKSHHPGKNRFDLNGVAMCDNCFFKHIEIGTEVSVHDEENAVEHEYFPSTGVQTQAILEVYASTDKDPEYIDDTCHLVGFIKVDIDPRGDFWAKILVKMFFGGTEIKVVITDVKNGKVQRGSVDFWG
- the LOC127862178 gene encoding heat shock 70 kDa protein 12A-like isoform X1 — protein: MSEKKEQIPPIPKPRQFRTTSNSNTKHTVPVHILDESLTVTSNQDQKSQPLTPGAEGTSVDTDSNQRDPPSGPSTNKGKLQIFDLDESTTNPAHVDEHTKATSSSNAENTHSDSHGNLRRGAKVNDDKSDSDGIDPETFENIFRLNKKDSDNALLRTGTEDKVGHQEDIDNVHKGQSDYDPDGIDSGPASQFRPRPTGRHKKTEERCEGNPDLSRSSVREKHNFFKSVIEKQVSETEPKAILRPKKQKPSFRGDQRQSGIGQSRKTDDADNIDAGPALLSREVTPMSQNLPKVVQQENRGDIDRSSMTLTDKKAFFASMIDKQASDVVDSQASDVVQRPKRCEPLVQSKRISTDNKAARYEREGNLLCETKDSYAKIWISESGNRMSEDMKAYLKKSNAMVTVAIDFGTTFSGCVFSMRDNPGKIYILNAQGGASSKVPTAILYDPRRKMHSFGYEALEHYASISSADERYIWRLFEQFKMKLFTRNTSISKNFEIKDNHGKTKLALDIFADALRYMAEHIKKEIHARVPGFDDDIHWVITVPAIWSTMSRTFMRVAAQKAGIQNERLSLALEPEAAAICCKCESSLELQAGKRFMIVDIGGGTTDIAVCEVNEGTSLKELHQPSGGDFGGINVDQKFIELFIEIFGEDVLTEFKDKQTKSYMEMMADFELKKRLFEGTNTCQIKVDPILLEMCNKSTGIDVVSIMKESPLSQRVEWKFGKLILRTETVKCFFDVVIDKILEAIKCILAKVEKIDTIILVGGFSESPYLCSRLEKNFPGKISKVEDPVLAVIKGAVLIGRDPYAIASRVCEYTYGIAGTMKYKSHHPGKNRFDLNGVAMCDNCFFKHIEIGTEVSVHDEENAVEHEYFPSTGVQTQAILEVYASTDKDPEYIDDTCHLVGFIKVDIDPRGDFWAKILVKMFFGGTEIKVVITDVKNGKVQRGSVDFWG